One genomic region from Cellulomonas hominis encodes:
- a CDS encoding DNA-formamidopyrimidine glycosylase family protein, producing MPELPEVESLAVFLRERAVGRTVAGVEVGAISALKTFRPAPQDLAGGTVVSSDRHGKWLDLGVRPAAGGDPLHLVFHLARAGWLRWSDALPATPVRPGKSPLALRVRLDDGSGFDLTEAGTRKRLAVHVVAEPAEVRPIATLGVEPLSPEFTPERLGALLQARNQQVKGLLRDQGTIAGIGNAYSDEILLVARTSPFALTRSFDAGKVARLHEATVGVLREAVAAAAGRPAAELKDAKRRGMRVHGRTGEPCPGWDGVPCGDTVHEVSFADSSLQYCPTCQTGGTPLADRRMSRLLR from the coding sequence ATGCCGGAGCTGCCCGAGGTCGAGTCGCTGGCCGTCTTCCTGCGCGAGCGCGCCGTCGGGCGCACCGTGGCGGGGGTCGAGGTGGGGGCGATCAGCGCCCTCAAGACGTTCCGCCCCGCCCCGCAGGACCTGGCGGGCGGCACGGTGGTGAGCAGCGACCGGCACGGCAAGTGGCTGGACCTCGGGGTGCGCCCGGCGGCCGGGGGCGACCCGCTGCACCTGGTGTTCCACCTGGCGCGCGCCGGCTGGCTGCGGTGGTCGGACGCCCTGCCCGCGACGCCGGTCCGGCCCGGGAAGTCGCCGCTCGCGCTGCGGGTGCGGCTCGACGACGGCTCCGGCTTCGACCTGACGGAGGCGGGCACCCGCAAGCGGCTCGCGGTGCACGTCGTGGCGGAGCCCGCCGAGGTCCGGCCGATCGCCACGCTGGGCGTCGAGCCGCTGTCGCCGGAGTTCACGCCCGAGCGGCTGGGCGCGCTGCTGCAGGCCCGGAACCAGCAGGTCAAGGGCCTCCTGCGGGACCAGGGCACGATCGCCGGCATCGGCAACGCGTACTCCGACGAGATCCTGCTGGTCGCGCGGACCAGCCCCTTCGCGCTGACCCGGTCGTTCGACGCCGGCAAGGTCGCGCGGCTGCACGAGGCGACCGTCGGCGTGCTGCGGGAGGCCGTCGCCGCCGCGGCCGGGCGCCCGGCCGCGGAGCTCAAGGATGCCAAGCGGCGTGGGATGCGGGTGCACGGCCGCACCGGCGAGCCCTGCCCGGGCTGGGACGGGGTCCCGTGCGGCGACACCGTGCACGAGGTGTCCTTCGCCGACTCGTCGCTGCAGTACTGCCCCACCTGCCAGACGGGCGGCACGCCGCTGGCGGACCGCCGGATGTCCCGCCTGCTGCGCTGA
- a CDS encoding proline--tRNA ligase — protein sequence MLLRLSTLFVRTLREDPADAEVASHKLLVRAGYIRRAAPGIYTWLPLGLRVLGKVEQVVREEMAAAGAQEVHFPALLPREPYEATGRWTEYGPNLFRLQDRRENDYLLAPTHEEMFTLLVKDLYSSYKDLPLTLFQIQTKYRDEARPRAGLIRGREFIMKDAYSFDVDDAGLDASYAAQRAAYQRVFERLGLEYVIVAATSGAMGGSRSEEFLNPTAIGEDTFVRSPGGYAANVEAVTTVAPPALPYDDAPAAHVEDTPDTPTIDSLVAIANERFARPDRAWTAADTLKNVVLALVHPTGERELLVVGLPGDREVDLKRLEAALSPAEVETAVEADFAAHPELVKGYIGPSVLGPNREGLAADAEGRTAVRYLLDPRVVEGTRWITGADQPGRHVFDLVAGRDFTADGTVEAAEVRAGDEAPDGSGPLELARGIEIGHIFQLGRKYAQALGLTVLDQNGKTQVVTMGSYGIGVSRVLAALAEANHDDRGLAWPAGVAPAHVQIVATGKDAAVFEAAESLAATLDARGVEVLYDDRPKVSPGVKFADAELLGVPLVVVVGRGLAEGVVEVRPRVVTEGGPQAEQVPVAEAADRVAELVDALLAR from the coding sequence ATGCTGCTGCGCCTGTCCACCCTGTTCGTCCGCACCCTGCGCGAGGACCCGGCCGACGCGGAGGTGGCCAGCCACAAGCTGCTCGTCCGCGCCGGCTACATCCGCCGCGCCGCCCCCGGCATCTACACGTGGCTGCCGCTCGGTCTGCGGGTGCTGGGCAAGGTCGAGCAGGTCGTCCGCGAGGAGATGGCCGCCGCGGGCGCGCAGGAGGTGCACTTCCCCGCGCTGCTGCCGCGCGAGCCGTACGAGGCGACCGGCCGGTGGACCGAGTACGGCCCGAACCTGTTCCGGCTGCAGGACCGCCGCGAGAACGACTACCTGCTCGCGCCGACGCACGAGGAGATGTTCACCCTCCTGGTCAAGGACCTGTACTCGTCGTACAAGGACCTGCCGCTCACGCTGTTCCAGATCCAGACGAAGTACCGCGACGAGGCGCGCCCACGCGCGGGCCTGATCCGCGGGCGCGAGTTCATCATGAAGGACGCCTACTCCTTCGACGTGGACGACGCCGGCCTGGACGCGTCGTACGCCGCGCAGCGCGCCGCGTACCAGCGCGTGTTCGAGCGCCTCGGCCTGGAGTACGTCATCGTCGCGGCCACGTCCGGAGCCATGGGCGGCTCGCGGTCGGAGGAGTTCCTCAACCCGACCGCCATCGGCGAGGACACGTTCGTGCGGTCGCCCGGCGGGTACGCGGCGAACGTCGAGGCCGTGACCACGGTCGCGCCGCCCGCGCTGCCCTACGACGACGCCCCGGCGGCGCACGTGGAGGACACCCCGGACACGCCGACCATCGACTCGCTCGTGGCGATCGCGAACGAGCGGTTCGCCCGGCCCGATCGCGCGTGGACCGCGGCCGACACCCTGAAGAACGTCGTCCTGGCGCTGGTGCACCCGACCGGCGAGCGCGAGCTGCTCGTCGTCGGCCTGCCCGGCGACCGCGAGGTCGACCTCAAGCGACTCGAGGCCGCGCTGTCCCCGGCCGAGGTCGAGACCGCCGTCGAGGCCGACTTCGCCGCGCACCCCGAGCTGGTGAAGGGCTACATCGGCCCGTCCGTGCTCGGGCCGAACCGCGAGGGCCTGGCCGCCGACGCCGAGGGGCGCACCGCCGTGCGGTACCTGCTCGACCCGCGCGTGGTCGAGGGCACGCGGTGGATCACCGGCGCGGACCAGCCGGGCCGGCACGTGTTCGACCTCGTGGCCGGGCGCGACTTCACGGCCGACGGCACCGTCGAGGCCGCCGAGGTGCGCGCGGGCGACGAGGCGCCGGACGGCTCCGGCCCGCTGGAGCTCGCGCGCGGCATCGAGATCGGCCACATCTTCCAGCTCGGCCGCAAGTACGCCCAGGCGCTCGGCCTCACGGTGCTCGACCAGAACGGCAAGACGCAGGTCGTGACCATGGGGTCCTACGGCATCGGCGTGTCCCGCGTGCTGGCGGCGCTCGCCGAGGCGAACCACGACGACCGCGGCCTGGCGTGGCCCGCCGGCGTGGCCCCCGCGCACGTCCAGATCGTGGCGACCGGCAAGGACGCGGCCGTGTTCGAGGCCGCCGAGTCCCTGGCGGCGACCCTGGACGCCCGCGGCGTCGAGGTGCTCTACGACGACCGCCCGAAGGTCTCGCCCGGCGTGAAGTTCGCCGACGCGGAGCTGCTGGGCGTGCCGCTCGTGGTCGTGGTCGGCCGCGGGCTCGCCGAGGGCGTGGTCGAGGTCCGCCCGCGCGTCGTGACCGAGGGCGGCCCGCAGGCCGAGCAGGTCCCGGTGGCCGAGGCCGCGGACCGCGTCGCCGAGCTGGTGGACGCGCTCCTGGCGCGCTGA
- a CDS encoding DUF4439 domain-containing protein — MRTTVPRPAPARPRLATRALAGLLAAATAATLSGCGLRWETDAPSEPVPDAAESARRTAVDDALDLAAAARAAAAGADAATAEVLALVDGAATAQADALGGVYDSGLPAATPTPTTTPTPVTADPASVLARLGTGTSQARADALGAADPGLARLLASVAASRAQLAARLAGALGTEPPAADTALAATDWTPGAAADGSGSGDGSAAQSPSPTPDASASATAAPTAPADAQGDDLDRTTVLALVLAEDQAGFGLEVAAARLDDAERERARSQAAAHRAAATAWALAGDVAGTADDPRRVSYALGADVSTPDAVRTFCAGLLTDLAAAYADAVLGTSAGTTDRAATVDGLRENAVASLAWQGTPTPLPGLPAAA, encoded by the coding sequence ATGCGCACCACGGTCCCCCGCCCCGCCCCGGCCCGCCCCCGGCTCGCCACCCGCGCGCTCGCGGGGCTCCTCGCGGCGGCCACGGCCGCGACGCTGTCCGGTTGCGGGCTGCGCTGGGAGACCGACGCCCCGTCGGAGCCCGTGCCCGACGCGGCCGAGTCCGCCCGCCGGACCGCCGTCGACGACGCCCTCGACCTCGCGGCCGCAGCCCGCGCCGCGGCGGCCGGTGCCGACGCCGCCACCGCCGAGGTGCTCGCGCTGGTGGACGGCGCGGCGACCGCCCAGGCCGACGCGCTCGGCGGCGTCTACGACTCCGGGCTCCCGGCCGCGACCCCCACCCCGACGACCACCCCGACCCCCGTCACCGCGGACCCCGCGTCCGTGCTCGCGCGGCTCGGCACCGGGACCTCCCAGGCGCGGGCGGACGCGCTCGGCGCCGCCGACCCGGGCCTCGCCCGCCTCCTCGCCTCGGTGGCCGCCTCCCGCGCGCAGCTCGCGGCGCGGCTCGCCGGCGCGCTGGGGACCGAGCCGCCGGCCGCGGACACGGCACTCGCCGCGACGGACTGGACGCCCGGGGCCGCGGCGGACGGCTCGGGCTCGGGCGACGGCTCGGCCGCGCAGAGCCCGTCACCGACGCCGGACGCGAGCGCGAGCGCGACGGCGGCGCCCACCGCACCCGCGGACGCGCAGGGCGACGACCTCGACCGGACCACCGTGCTCGCGCTCGTCCTCGCCGAGGACCAGGCGGGCTTCGGGCTCGAGGTCGCTGCCGCGCGCCTCGACGACGCCGAGCGGGAGCGCGCGCGGTCCCAGGCCGCCGCCCACCGCGCCGCCGCGACCGCGTGGGCGCTGGCCGGCGACGTCGCGGGCACCGCGGACGACCCGCGCCGGGTCAGCTACGCCCTCGGCGCGGACGTGTCGACGCCCGACGCGGTCCGGACGTTCTGCGCGGGGCTGCTCACGGACCTCGCCGCGGCGTACGCGGACGCGGTGCTGGGGACCTCCGCCGGGACGACCGACCGGGCGGCGACGGTGGACGGCCTCCGGGAGAACGCGGTCGCGAGCCTCGCGTGGCAGGGCACCCCGACCCCCCTCCCGGGCCTCCCCGCCGCCGCCTGA
- the rimP gene encoding ribosome maturation factor RimP: protein MAPPVSAQRIRETIEPVVAAAGLWLEDVELARDAGRPVVRVVVDAVEDAEEAVDLDGVAEVSRTVSAALDGLDGLPDRYTLEVSTRGAAAPLTARRHYARAIGRLVVLDLEDGGTLSGRLVDVERDGGDGEAVVVTPVTPGVKGRPAKVGDPVRVPLARVRTGRVEVELVKDGGRDRDGAGDGATDGPTGRED from the coding sequence ATGGCCCCGCCCGTCAGCGCGCAGCGCATCCGGGAGACCATCGAGCCGGTGGTGGCCGCCGCCGGGCTGTGGCTGGAGGACGTCGAGCTCGCGCGCGACGCCGGCCGCCCCGTGGTGCGCGTCGTGGTCGACGCCGTGGAGGACGCGGAGGAGGCCGTCGACCTGGACGGCGTCGCCGAGGTGTCCCGCACGGTGTCCGCCGCGCTGGACGGCCTGGACGGTCTGCCCGACCGGTACACGCTCGAGGTGTCCACCCGCGGGGCCGCGGCCCCGCTGACCGCCCGCCGGCACTACGCCCGCGCGATCGGCCGCCTGGTGGTGCTGGACCTCGAGGACGGCGGGACGCTCTCCGGGCGCCTCGTGGACGTCGAGCGGGACGGCGGCGACGGCGAGGCGGTCGTGGTGACCCCGGTGACGCCGGGGGTCAAGGGACGGCCGGCCAAGGTCGGCGACCCCGTGCGGGTCCCGCTCGCGCGGGTGCGCACGGGCCGGGTGGAGGTCGAGCTCGTCAAGGACGGCGGGCGCGACCGGGACGGCGCCGGCGACGGCGCGACGGACGGGCCGACGGGCCGGGAGGACTGA
- the nusA gene encoding transcription termination factor NusA, with amino-acid sequence MDIDMQALRLIERERDISLDVLVSAIEQALLSAYHRTPDAHPDARVELDRRSGHVTVWARERTVVPAPDAEGADADGTVTAVPPTTSVVGPEFDDTPAGFGRIATATARQVIVQRLRDAEDDQVLGQYRGKEGEVLGGVIQQGRDPRVVMVDVGGTEAVLPPHEQVPTEEYVHGERIRAYVLDVSRGAKGAQITLSRTHPNLVRKLFELEVPEIAEGHVEITALAREAGHRTKMAVRSRVPGLGAKGACIGPLGARVRAVMAELHGEKIDIVDHSDDPAEMVAHALSPARVLSVTVVDPAARAARVVVPDYQLSLAIGKEGQNARLAAKLTGWRIDIRSDAQEAPADAQPAAAGAAEGDGRGDGRARG; translated from the coding sequence GTGGACATCGACATGCAGGCGCTGCGGCTCATCGAGCGCGAGCGCGACATCAGCCTGGACGTCCTGGTCTCGGCGATCGAGCAGGCGCTGCTCTCCGCCTACCACCGCACGCCGGACGCGCACCCGGACGCCCGGGTGGAGCTCGACCGGCGCTCGGGGCACGTGACCGTGTGGGCGCGCGAGCGCACCGTGGTCCCGGCGCCGGACGCCGAGGGCGCGGACGCGGACGGCACGGTCACCGCGGTGCCGCCGACGACGTCCGTGGTCGGCCCGGAGTTCGACGACACCCCGGCGGGCTTCGGCCGGATCGCCACCGCCACCGCGCGCCAGGTGATCGTGCAGCGGCTGCGCGACGCCGAGGACGACCAGGTGCTGGGGCAGTACCGCGGCAAGGAGGGCGAGGTCCTCGGCGGGGTCATCCAGCAGGGCCGCGACCCGCGCGTCGTCATGGTCGACGTGGGCGGCACCGAGGCGGTCCTCCCGCCGCACGAGCAGGTCCCGACCGAGGAGTACGTGCACGGCGAGCGGATCCGCGCGTACGTGCTGGACGTGTCGCGCGGCGCGAAGGGCGCGCAGATCACGCTGTCCCGCACGCACCCGAACCTCGTGCGCAAGCTGTTCGAGCTGGAGGTCCCGGAGATCGCGGAGGGGCACGTGGAGATCACGGCCCTGGCCCGCGAGGCCGGCCACCGCACGAAGATGGCCGTCCGGTCCCGCGTGCCGGGCCTGGGCGCGAAGGGCGCGTGCATCGGCCCCCTCGGCGCCCGCGTCCGCGCGGTGATGGCCGAGCTGCACGGCGAGAAGATCGACATCGTCGACCACTCGGACGACCCGGCGGAGATGGTGGCCCACGCGCTGTCCCCGGCGCGTGTGCTGTCCGTCACCGTCGTGGACCCCGCGGCGCGCGCCGCGCGCGTCGTCGTGCCGGACTACCAGCTGTCGCTCGCGATCGGCAAGGAGGGGCAGAACGCCCGGCTGGCCGCGAAGCTGACGGGGTGGCGCATCGACATCCGGTCGGACGCGCAGGAGGCCCCGGCCGACGCGCAGCCGGCCGCTGCGGGGGCCGCAGAGGGCGACGGCCGAGGTGACGGTCGGGCCCGGGGGTGA
- a CDS encoding YlxR family protein, which produces MGCRTTGPRSVLLRVVAATTDAGDPAVVVDVRRALPGRGAWLHPDPHCLELAERRRAFPRALRLAGPLDTSAVRAHLGVA; this is translated from the coding sequence GTGGGGTGCCGGACGACCGGTCCGAGGTCGGTCCTGCTGCGCGTGGTCGCGGCGACGACGGACGCGGGTGACCCCGCGGTCGTGGTCGACGTGCGCCGCGCTCTGCCGGGCCGGGGGGCGTGGCTGCACCCCGATCCTCACTGCCTCGAGCTCGCCGAGCGCCGTCGTGCGTTCCCGCGGGCCCTGCGTCTCGCGGGGCCGCTGGACACGTCCGCGGTCCGGGCGCACCTCGGGGTCGCGTGA